A genomic window from Lotus japonicus ecotype B-129 chromosome 1, LjGifu_v1.2 includes:
- the LOC130717294 gene encoding NAC domain-containing protein 83-like — MGRDLESLDMRVAGSGQWRVVEKGKDVHIPRNNQVIGKRNTLIFWEVEGVCARRIKWVMHEFRLVLISNPSKNYQITRLCKLKMQIAKWSVYRIFQKKDAKKVKSARGSNGGSSKDGENNGSVRHENDNFLGPPHQ, encoded by the exons ATGGGGCGTGACCTTGAAAGCCTTGATATGAGAGTTGCTGGGAGTGGCCAATGGAGGGTTGTGGAGAAAGGCAAAGACGTTCATATTCCTCGAAACAACCAAGTGATTGGGAAGAGGAATACCCTGATTTTCTGGGAAGTGGAAGGAGTATGTGCTAGGAGGATTAAATGGGTGATGCATGAGTTCCGCCTTGTGCTAATTTCTAACCCATCTAAG AATTATCAGATCACTAGACTTTGTAAACTCAAAATGCAGATAGCAAAATGGTCTGTTTATCGCATCTTTCAGAAGAAGGATGCAAAGAAGGTGAAGAGTGCAAGAGGATCTAATGGAGGGAGCTCCAAAGATGGCGAAAATAATGGAAGTGTACGTCATGAGAATGACAATTTCTTAGGCCCTCCTCATCAATGA